A stretch of Elgaria multicarinata webbii isolate HBS135686 ecotype San Diego chromosome 5, rElgMul1.1.pri, whole genome shotgun sequence DNA encodes these proteins:
- the SPART gene encoding spartin isoform X3, with amino-acid sequence MRYWYFAVCDCTVRRKPTLFRVIHAVFQFAVMDQEQNSAMQEDVKVKAIEEEYKKAFVFINKALNTDEVGQKEDARNYYKKGLNHLLRGVNIPSHGPECTGARWESARQMQQKMKETLQNVNARLSILDESAQPNPSAVSSAREMPRLYPSIPPKEKPQRPPVPNSLMSPSQPLPTGASTSQGQMAVMSPSSSQPIEAPPAYTPEATDGHYTVSYGTDSGEFSSVGDDFYTKCTQPPPVQSLGVDADELILIPHGVQIFYVAPDGQVSAPSYPGYLRIVKFLDTDAAAAQNRPPAFLQVCDWLYPLMHNQSPVLSCNTGVYMFPDVMSQVSGSYVGVVLSSELPAADRELFEDLLKQMSDLRVQVPGSHGGIGLPSERSRSCKELFEDLLKQRSELRAKPAEASSDVINLGEIVPIQPIPEERERELPDWSEKVAHGILTGASWVSWGLVKGAEYTGKAIHKGASKLREHIQPEEKPLEVNPTVAKGLHVAKQATGGAVKVSQFLVEGVCSIASCVGRELAPHVKKHGSKLVPESLKKDKDGKSTFDGALVVAASGVQGFSTIWHGLESAARCIAKNVSKETVQTVKYKFKNKTKGDQPSMATKSEKQ; translated from the exons ATGCGTTACTGGTATTTTGCAGTCTGCGACTGTACAGTAAGAAGGAAGCCGACGTTGTTCAGAG TTATTCATGCTGTGTTCCAGTTTGCAGTAATGGATCAAGAACAGAATTCAGCTATGCAAGAGGATGTGAAAGTGAAGGCAATAGAAGAAGAGTATAAGAAAGCGTTTGTGTTTATTAATAAAGCCCTGAATACAGATGAGGTGGGACAGAAGGAAGATGCCAGGAATTATTACAAGAAGGGTCTCAACCACTTGCTCAGGGGAGTTAACATTCCATCCCATGGTCCTGAATGCACGGGCGCCAGGTGGGAGTCTGCCAGGCAGATGCAGCAAAAAATGAAAGAGACTCTACAAAATGTCAATGCCCGGTTGAGCATTCTGGATGAAAGTGCACAACCTAATCCTAGTGCAGTGTCCTCCGCTAGAGAGATGCCCAGGTTATATCCATCAATTCCTCCCAAAGAAAAGCCACAGAGGCCTCCTGTACCAAATTCACTGATGTCACCATCTCAGCCACTTCCAACAGGTGCATCTACAAGCCAAGGGCAGATGGCTGTGATGAGTCCTTCATCTTCACAGCCCATTGAAGCACCCCCTGCTTATACCCCTGAAGCCACTGATGGGCACTATACCGTGTCGTACGGGACAGACTCTGGAGAGTTCTCATCCGTTGGAGACGATTTCTACACCAAGTGCACGCAACCACCTCCTGTTCAGAGCCTTGGAGTAGATGCTGATGAACTGATCCTCATTCCCCATGGTGTGCAGATATTCTATGTGGCCCCTGACGGACAAGTCAGTGCTCCCTCATATCCTGGATACCTCCGCATTGTGAAATTTTTGGACACTGATGCTGCAGCAGCCCAGAATCGCCCCCCTGCTTTCCTTCAG GTTTGTGACTGGCTGTATCCCCTTATGCACAACCAGTCACCTGTCCTCTCCTGTAACACTGGAGTCTATATGTTCCCTGACGTGATGTCTCAGGTGTCGGGATCGTATGTGGGAGTAGTTTTATCTTCAGAACTTCCAGCTGCTGACAGAGAACTGTTTGAAGATCTGCTAAAACAGATGTCTGACCTTAGAGTGCAG GTTCCAGGATCCCATGGGGGAATAGGGTTACCGTCAGAACGCTCAAGATCTTGCAAAGAGCTTTTTGAGGATCTGTTAAAACAGAGATCTGAACTCAGAGCCAAG CCTGCAGAGGCTTCAAGTGATGTCATCAACCTTGGTGAGATTGTACCTATTCAACCTAtacctgaagagagagagagagagttgcctgACTGGAGTGAGAAAGTAGCCCATGGAATCTTAACAG gagcGTCCTGGGTGAGCTGGGGCCTGGTCAAAGGAGCAGAATATACTGGGAAAGCAATCCACAAAGGAGCTTCTAAACTAAGAGAACACATACAACCAGAGGAAAAGCCTTTGGAAGTCAACCCAACTGTAGCAAAGGGGCTACATGTAGCAAAGCAAGCTACAGGAGGAGCTGTAAAAGTCAGTCAGTTCTTAG TTGAAGGTGTGTGTTCTATAGCAAGTTGTGTTGGAAGAGAGTTAGCCCCTCATGTCAAGAAGCATGGAAGCAAACTGGTTCCAGAATCCCTTAAGAAAGACAAAGATGGAAAGTCTACTTTTGATGGGGCTCTGGTTGTCGCAGCAAGCGGAGTTCAAG GGTTTTCAACAATATGGCACGGTTTGGAAAGTGCTGCAAGATGCATTGCTAAAAATGTATCTAAAGAGACGGTTCAGACTGTCAAGTACAA ATTTAAAAATAAGACAAAAGGAGATCAGCCTTCAATGGCCACTAAGAGTGAAAAGCAATAA
- the SPART gene encoding spartin isoform X1, whose amino-acid sequence MDQEQNSAMQEDVKVKAIEEEYKKAFVFINKALNTDEVGQKEDARNYYKKGLNHLLRGVNIPSHGPECTGARWESARQMQQKMKETLQNVNARLSILDESAQPNPSAVSSAREMPRLYPSIPPKEKPQRPPVPNSLMSPSQPLPTGASTSQGQMAVMSPSSSQPIEAPPAYTPEATDGHYTVSYGTDSGEFSSVGDDFYTKCTQPPPVQSLGVDADELILIPHGVQIFYVAPDGQVSAPSYPGYLRIVKFLDTDAAAAQNRPPAFLQVCDWLYPLMHNQSPVLSCNTGVYMFPDVMSQVSGSYVGVVLSSELPAADRELFEDLLKQMSDLRVQVPGSHGGIGLPSERSRSCKELFEDLLKQRSELRAKPAEASSDVINLGEIVPIQPIPEERERELPDWSEKVAHGILTGASWVSWGLVKGAEYTGKAIHKGASKLREHIQPEEKPLEVNPTVAKGLHVAKQATGGAVKVSQFLVEGVCSIASCVGRELAPHVKKHGSKLVPESLKKDKDGKSTFDGALVVAASGVQGFSTIWHGLESAARCIAKNVSKETVQTVKYKYGDDAGHATDDAVNSAINVGVTAFNIDNIGIKAMVKRTAKETGHAVLDEYKIIEKDESKAIEKREKKEDGC is encoded by the exons ATGGATCAAGAACAGAATTCAGCTATGCAAGAGGATGTGAAAGTGAAGGCAATAGAAGAAGAGTATAAGAAAGCGTTTGTGTTTATTAATAAAGCCCTGAATACAGATGAGGTGGGACAGAAGGAAGATGCCAGGAATTATTACAAGAAGGGTCTCAACCACTTGCTCAGGGGAGTTAACATTCCATCCCATGGTCCTGAATGCACGGGCGCCAGGTGGGAGTCTGCCAGGCAGATGCAGCAAAAAATGAAAGAGACTCTACAAAATGTCAATGCCCGGTTGAGCATTCTGGATGAAAGTGCACAACCTAATCCTAGTGCAGTGTCCTCCGCTAGAGAGATGCCCAGGTTATATCCATCAATTCCTCCCAAAGAAAAGCCACAGAGGCCTCCTGTACCAAATTCACTGATGTCACCATCTCAGCCACTTCCAACAGGTGCATCTACAAGCCAAGGGCAGATGGCTGTGATGAGTCCTTCATCTTCACAGCCCATTGAAGCACCCCCTGCTTATACCCCTGAAGCCACTGATGGGCACTATACCGTGTCGTACGGGACAGACTCTGGAGAGTTCTCATCCGTTGGAGACGATTTCTACACCAAGTGCACGCAACCACCTCCTGTTCAGAGCCTTGGAGTAGATGCTGATGAACTGATCCTCATTCCCCATGGTGTGCAGATATTCTATGTGGCCCCTGACGGACAAGTCAGTGCTCCCTCATATCCTGGATACCTCCGCATTGTGAAATTTTTGGACACTGATGCTGCAGCAGCCCAGAATCGCCCCCCTGCTTTCCTTCAG GTTTGTGACTGGCTGTATCCCCTTATGCACAACCAGTCACCTGTCCTCTCCTGTAACACTGGAGTCTATATGTTCCCTGACGTGATGTCTCAGGTGTCGGGATCGTATGTGGGAGTAGTTTTATCTTCAGAACTTCCAGCTGCTGACAGAGAACTGTTTGAAGATCTGCTAAAACAGATGTCTGACCTTAGAGTGCAG GTTCCAGGATCCCATGGGGGAATAGGGTTACCGTCAGAACGCTCAAGATCTTGCAAAGAGCTTTTTGAGGATCTGTTAAAACAGAGATCTGAACTCAGAGCCAAG CCTGCAGAGGCTTCAAGTGATGTCATCAACCTTGGTGAGATTGTACCTATTCAACCTAtacctgaagagagagagagagagttgcctgACTGGAGTGAGAAAGTAGCCCATGGAATCTTAACAG gagcGTCCTGGGTGAGCTGGGGCCTGGTCAAAGGAGCAGAATATACTGGGAAAGCAATCCACAAAGGAGCTTCTAAACTAAGAGAACACATACAACCAGAGGAAAAGCCTTTGGAAGTCAACCCAACTGTAGCAAAGGGGCTACATGTAGCAAAGCAAGCTACAGGAGGAGCTGTAAAAGTCAGTCAGTTCTTAG TTGAAGGTGTGTGTTCTATAGCAAGTTGTGTTGGAAGAGAGTTAGCCCCTCATGTCAAGAAGCATGGAAGCAAACTGGTTCCAGAATCCCTTAAGAAAGACAAAGATGGAAAGTCTACTTTTGATGGGGCTCTGGTTGTCGCAGCAAGCGGAGTTCAAG GGTTTTCAACAATATGGCACGGTTTGGAAAGTGCTGCAAGATGCATTGCTAAAAATGTATCTAAAGAGACGGTTCAGACTGTCAAGTACAA GTATGGGGATGATGCTGGACATGCCACAGATGATGCAGTAAATTCTGCCATCAACGTTGGTGTGACAGCTTTCAATATTGACAACATTGGAATCAAAGCTATGGTGAAGAGAACTGCAAAGGAAACGGGACATGCTGTGTTGGATGAATATAAAATTATAGAAAAGGATGAATCTAAAGCtattgaaaagagagagaaaaaagaagatggaTGCTGA
- the SPART gene encoding spartin isoform X2, with the protein MDQEQNSAMQEDVKVKAIEEEYKKAFVFINKALNTDEVGQKEDARNYYKKGLNHLLRGVNIPSHGPECTGARWESARQMQQKMKETLQNVNARLSILDESAQPNPSAVSSAREMPRLYPSIPPKEKPQRPPVPNSLMSPSQPLPTGASTSQGQMAVMSPSSSQPIEAPPAYTPEATDGHYTVSYGTDSGEFSSVGDDFYTKCTQPPPVQSLGVDADELILIPHGVQIFYVAPDGQVSAPSYPGYLRIVKFLDTDAAAAQNRPPAFLQVCDWLYPLMHNQSPVLSCNTGVYMFPDVMSQVSGSYVGVVLSSELPAADRELFEDLLKQMSDLRVQPAEASSDVINLGEIVPIQPIPEERERELPDWSEKVAHGILTGASWVSWGLVKGAEYTGKAIHKGASKLREHIQPEEKPLEVNPTVAKGLHVAKQATGGAVKVSQFLVEGVCSIASCVGRELAPHVKKHGSKLVPESLKKDKDGKSTFDGALVVAASGVQGFSTIWHGLESAARCIAKNVSKETVQTVKYKYGDDAGHATDDAVNSAINVGVTAFNIDNIGIKAMVKRTAKETGHAVLDEYKIIEKDESKAIEKREKKEDGC; encoded by the exons ATGGATCAAGAACAGAATTCAGCTATGCAAGAGGATGTGAAAGTGAAGGCAATAGAAGAAGAGTATAAGAAAGCGTTTGTGTTTATTAATAAAGCCCTGAATACAGATGAGGTGGGACAGAAGGAAGATGCCAGGAATTATTACAAGAAGGGTCTCAACCACTTGCTCAGGGGAGTTAACATTCCATCCCATGGTCCTGAATGCACGGGCGCCAGGTGGGAGTCTGCCAGGCAGATGCAGCAAAAAATGAAAGAGACTCTACAAAATGTCAATGCCCGGTTGAGCATTCTGGATGAAAGTGCACAACCTAATCCTAGTGCAGTGTCCTCCGCTAGAGAGATGCCCAGGTTATATCCATCAATTCCTCCCAAAGAAAAGCCACAGAGGCCTCCTGTACCAAATTCACTGATGTCACCATCTCAGCCACTTCCAACAGGTGCATCTACAAGCCAAGGGCAGATGGCTGTGATGAGTCCTTCATCTTCACAGCCCATTGAAGCACCCCCTGCTTATACCCCTGAAGCCACTGATGGGCACTATACCGTGTCGTACGGGACAGACTCTGGAGAGTTCTCATCCGTTGGAGACGATTTCTACACCAAGTGCACGCAACCACCTCCTGTTCAGAGCCTTGGAGTAGATGCTGATGAACTGATCCTCATTCCCCATGGTGTGCAGATATTCTATGTGGCCCCTGACGGACAAGTCAGTGCTCCCTCATATCCTGGATACCTCCGCATTGTGAAATTTTTGGACACTGATGCTGCAGCAGCCCAGAATCGCCCCCCTGCTTTCCTTCAG GTTTGTGACTGGCTGTATCCCCTTATGCACAACCAGTCACCTGTCCTCTCCTGTAACACTGGAGTCTATATGTTCCCTGACGTGATGTCTCAGGTGTCGGGATCGTATGTGGGAGTAGTTTTATCTTCAGAACTTCCAGCTGCTGACAGAGAACTGTTTGAAGATCTGCTAAAACAGATGTCTGACCTTAGAGTGCAG CCTGCAGAGGCTTCAAGTGATGTCATCAACCTTGGTGAGATTGTACCTATTCAACCTAtacctgaagagagagagagagagttgcctgACTGGAGTGAGAAAGTAGCCCATGGAATCTTAACAG gagcGTCCTGGGTGAGCTGGGGCCTGGTCAAAGGAGCAGAATATACTGGGAAAGCAATCCACAAAGGAGCTTCTAAACTAAGAGAACACATACAACCAGAGGAAAAGCCTTTGGAAGTCAACCCAACTGTAGCAAAGGGGCTACATGTAGCAAAGCAAGCTACAGGAGGAGCTGTAAAAGTCAGTCAGTTCTTAG TTGAAGGTGTGTGTTCTATAGCAAGTTGTGTTGGAAGAGAGTTAGCCCCTCATGTCAAGAAGCATGGAAGCAAACTGGTTCCAGAATCCCTTAAGAAAGACAAAGATGGAAAGTCTACTTTTGATGGGGCTCTGGTTGTCGCAGCAAGCGGAGTTCAAG GGTTTTCAACAATATGGCACGGTTTGGAAAGTGCTGCAAGATGCATTGCTAAAAATGTATCTAAAGAGACGGTTCAGACTGTCAAGTACAA GTATGGGGATGATGCTGGACATGCCACAGATGATGCAGTAAATTCTGCCATCAACGTTGGTGTGACAGCTTTCAATATTGACAACATTGGAATCAAAGCTATGGTGAAGAGAACTGCAAAGGAAACGGGACATGCTGTGTTGGATGAATATAAAATTATAGAAAAGGATGAATCTAAAGCtattgaaaagagagagaaaaaagaagatggaTGCTGA